TCATGAACATGTTATAAAGGGctcataattgttttttatattttccagatCACTATACAGTAAGGAAGATATGTATggcaacatgaaaatcaaaaataGTGACAATAATGAAAAGGATTGTCACACATCATGGttgaaatgtaatttaggaaagtATAACCATAGCGCTCTTGGTACTGAAAGCACACTAGAATGTCAAGATATCCATTTTAATGATGCTGATATTTTAACAAGCACCCAAGTATCAGTTGGCCCCCATGGAAGTCCTTTGTCAGAAAGCATTGGGATGTGGAAGTCCCCCAAATTGAGTGGCCTTTTTCAAGATTCCTATTTAGAATTTGGTGGTGGGATACCATGCGGTCAGATGGATCCAGTGCTACAGAAAGTAGACATAGAGAAAAGAGGTTGTGGTGATAGTGATAATATTTGTATTAATGAATCTCAGAGCTGTGTATTACCTGATTtgtattcagtgaaaaataagaaacggaatAGTGACGAATTACGTTCGCCAAGGGGTGATGAAGCTAGTGACGAGGAAAATATAATTGGACCGAGCCAGACCACTGACCTTAGCTTTGAACCCAAAACATTGAACACTTCTTTTTCAAAAACTAAGAAGGATTTGTCGGATGTAATAGTGGAGAATTCCAGTAGTGACACTGATATGGAATCTTCCATGTTTGGTGGATATTCTCCACTAAAAGATTTTTTAACTTCATCCAGTAGCACTCCTAAAAATAGATCTAAAAGAAAGTCAGAGAGACTTAAAATATCCATGCAAATTTGCAAGAAACAAGTCCATGAAGAAGATGATCCACCTGTACCCATTTATCCTTCCCAAACAAATAAGGAATATCATGGAAACACCCAAAAGCAGGATTATAAGAAATCCCCAGATTCTTCTTTTGGAAATTctcttaaaaggaaaatagatgaaaatgtgacAAGTGAATGCATTCATAGCCAGCTGGAGGTCAGTGGAAATAAAGATGAGTGTGCTGTAATGCATTCAAGACCAACAAAGGAAGATACAGGTAGTCACAGTATTGAACATGTTGAGCCTTTCAAGAATTGgctttctttaacaaaaagaaaatgcaggagtgataagaagaaaaaattagacaCTCCCGGAAGTGATTTGGCACAGCAGAGAAAATTCCCAGTTTATGAAATGGATGATTTACCTTTCCCTCTATTCCAGTCACAAATGATAAATGATGTTGAGGTTAAGGAGTGGTCAGATAATGAAGAAGTTTTGGTAGAAGATGCAGTTCCAAAAAGAAAGGAAGTTAATGTTAAAGGAGTTAAAACTAAAAAGTCAAGGACATCCAGACAGGAATCTAAAAGACTTTCAGAATATGAAGTGGATGACCTGCCATTCCCACAATTTCCTTCTCAAGTTATAAAGAAAGAGCTTGATAATGTACCAGCCAAGAGTTTCAGAGAATGCTCAAATGCCAatacttctctttctttcaatcAGGCAAGTGAAACTTCCATCTCTCAAAATTCATGTAGCTCCATTAGACATAAGCATTTGAGCGCTGTAGAGAGTGAGAACAAAGAAATTCTTTCTGGACCTAAAGACAAAGATGGAAATAGTGGAAATGATAAGTATTCCAATTCACTGAGAGATATATCTTTAAAAAGAGAGACACTTATCACACCCAAAAGCTCacgaaaaaagcataaaaaatcatCAGACTATGATGATGATATACCAGTCTCAGAGTTGGCAGAAATCCCTGATAAATATATGggtcaagataaaatgaaaaataagaaaaactgcacAAATTCTGTTGAAAAACATCTAGTAACTTCAGTATATGACGTAGATGATTTACCATTTCCAGTTTTTGAATCACAGGCTACACTAGAGGATTGTGAAAAACATGAATTATCTGATAAAGCCTTTAAAGAATGTGCACTTGATTCTAATAAGGGTAAAAGTCTAAGTAAAAAGAAGCAATGTACTCcaaaaaatttgttgaaaaagtATAATCAAGAATTATTATTTGATAGTGATGATTTACCATTGACCACTCTTGCATCACAAGCACAACTGGAAGAACCTGAATCAGAAATTGCATTTAAAGATTCTTCCAAGGAAAAGGTCAGTGTTAAATCACACAAAGAACTTATAGATAATTCTGATGAACATTTTGGTCACAGTACAATGAAAAATCAAGTCACATGTAAAAGTTCTTCTAAAAAACGACAAAAGTCAGCATTCCCCTATAAATTAGAGGATTTGCCATTCCCTGTATTTGAGTCACAGTCTTCATTGGAAGAGTCAGAGTCAGCTAAAAACGAAACTTTTAAGAAAACAGTTGGTGAATTAGTGGGTCATTTTACTGATGAAATCCAAtcgatagaaaataaaaagagctcttcaaaaaagaaaaagaaaaccttcaTATCTTTTGAAGACTTGAACAGTGAGACTAGTGAAAGCAAACAGTTTGTAAGAGAAGATAAACACGAGTTTATAAAGAGTAAGGATGTAAAACCTGAAGAAGATAGTAAGGCCCTTTGTAAGGAAACCAGcagtgagaaaaaaagaaaaatgagcaaTTTTCAGGAAAGCCCTAGAAAAAAAGTTAGGCTTGAAAATGTGGCACACCCAGTAAAGCCTGTAGAGAAAATTTCAGCAGATACTGGAGGCATCAAAATCAAGGAAGAAAAAGTTGATGACTAtgatgattttatatgtataccaagGTATATTCAAAGTGATATTGGTAGaggtattattattcatgaagtgCAAACATTAGATGATTCATTCTTGAGTGATAGGAACACTGTTGATGGTATTACATATTCTGAACTAAAGGAAGGTCCTTCATATGTGAGTCAAGATTTTATAGGTAATGTTTACCCTGATAGTATTACAGTTAAGAAagatgtaaaaaataagaaagacatGAAAACTCATTTGCTTGTCAGTACTCCAGTTGGAAGTGAGAGTGCAACTACAAAAGCTGATTTGGATGTAATGGAAggtggaaaagaaattgagaaaaatgaggaaagaaaacaaataaatgtagataaCAGTGATATTTCCACACCTACTTGTATTGTTGAGATTGAcacaaaaaaggattttgacagtaAACTGACCCA
This window of the Macrobrachium rosenbergii isolate ZJJX-2024 chromosome 47, ASM4041242v1, whole genome shotgun sequence genome carries:
- the LOC136830810 gene encoding uncharacterized protein PF3D7_1120600-like — its product is MDSSSNSAASRGKCNTYNSVKEKAYKGAWLKEGSEYLSIRSGRHFLLATLSACAGHCWENAAEILPLLFLQIDSIPMNLLLNLTNAIVRNSDCLSHLKDSIYENFTSWSYRKYVTALGMINDELPDISHENIPAFIEKIDSLCIAGEKARGQTNMKKFSRYKLLTLGYTALIMFCYYKEEYERQYGELQDLTETEHDQGFQGSKQDEKEEARKQARIGFTRVLEKFSWALQVCEEPCEWLMEPYLHTLKIIHGNKTALEALESYVEKNSSHLPAHKLAYQFTKLCPESGAFQQKELEEIVKLCPDDPLVITYAEDLLDKGDDVETHIKIINMLMDMIEFKEWRWDIKPWKMLCYSIRNIHVKSVHSSSEESSRIKDELQNILKERTPLWKAYVWIFPEFSHISIDQAEVLFYSTYTAFVLQYDENYTELMEKVFANYGYQVLAEDLKNAKQCSERQLDSFLKNFTTYKNSDRSLYSKEDMYGNMKIKNSDNNEKDCHTSWLKCNLGKYNHSALGTESTLECQDIHFNDADILTSTQVSVGPHGSPLSESIGMWKSPKLSGLFQDSYLEFGGGIPCGQMDPVLQKVDIEKRGCGDSDNICINESQSCVLPDLYSVKNKKRNSDELRSPRGDEASDEENIIGPSQTTDLSFEPKTLNTSFSKTKKDLSDVIVENSSSDTDMESSMFGGYSPLKDFLTSSSSTPKNRSKRKSERLKISMQICKKQVHEEDDPPVPIYPSQTNKEYHGNTQKQDYKKSPDSSFGNSLKRKIDENVTSECIHSQLEVSGNKDECAVMHSRPTKEDTGSHSIEHVEPFKNWLSLTKRKCRSDKKKKLDTPGSDLAQQRKFPVYEMDDLPFPLFQSQMINDVEVKEWSDNEEVLVEDAVPKRKEVNVKGVKTKKSRTSRQESKRLSEYEVDDLPFPQFPSQVIKKELDNVPAKSFRECSNANTSLSFNQASETSISQNSCSSIRHKHLSAVESENKEILSGPKDKDGNSGNDKYSNSLRDISLKRETLITPKSSRKKHKKSSDYDDDIPVSELAEIPDKYMGQDKMKNKKNCTNSVEKHLVTSVYDVDDLPFPVFESQATLEDCEKHELSDKAFKECALDSNKGKSLSKKKQCTPKNLLKKYNQELLFDSDDLPLTTLASQAQLEEPESEIAFKDSSKEKVSVKSHKELIDNSDEHFGHSTMKNQVTCKSSSKKRQKSAFPYKLEDLPFPVFESQSSLEESESAKNETFKKTVGELVGHFTDEIQSIENKKSSSKKKKKTFISFEDLNSETSESKQFVREDKHEFIKSKDVKPEEDSKALCKETSSEKKRKMSNFQESPRKKVRLENVAHPVKPVEKISADTGGIKIKEEKVDDYDDFICIPRYIQSDIGRGIIIHEVQTLDDSFLSDRNTVDGITYSELKEGPSYVSQDFIGNVYPDSITVKKDVKNKKDMKTHLLVSTPVGSESATTKADLDVMEGGKEIEKNEERKQINVDNSDISTPTCIVEIDTKKDFDSKLTQQEAEQSKNPYTKNFSVLESNSVKSKSPGFVSKGRFKHKKTKFTFKGSSKFLDRCSKIKLHFSEGIGHDAPTKESSRTEIMATSQKNVGYFAGNNIHVDKDIKKKCKKKKAKNIMATVECKNIVEVLESSGIKKTSSHTTVDRKGDICSSVLDKKKRKDELGENNVLDVKKKFKKNKKRIPKNEVVEKVSIGISHEEMNLQNAAFGIKKKKKKKKRKRISVDNSDISKPMRSVEMDMERGFHSKLTSQEVKQNETSMTQNFSLLESNAIKTQRPAFVSKKKPIHEKRKFIYENGNKFSDRHKKESSRAEIVDMSSQKNNGYSAENNIHLGKDIGRKKEKAKNIKETVDCKNVTEVLESSGTKKTSSHTNLYTKDGICSSSLIKKKRREEPGISIGVVKKVKKKKKKRNIKKSKV